Proteins found in one Patagioenas fasciata isolate bPatFas1 chromosome 13, bPatFas1.hap1, whole genome shotgun sequence genomic segment:
- the TMEM170A gene encoding transmembrane protein 170A produces MEGGEPGGGGGGLLQQILSLRLVPRVGNGTTTYSSPLSTFPEMWYGVFLWALVSSLSFHVPAALLALFTLRHHKYGRFMSVSLLLMGIVGPITAGILTSAAIAGVYRAAAKKMIPFEALILGVGQTFCVVVVSFLRILATL; encoded by the exons ATGGAGGGCGGCGAGCCGGGCGGCGGCGGTGGGGGCCTCCTGCAGCAGATCCTCAGCCTACGCCTGGTGCCCCGCGTGGGAAACGGCACCACCACCTACTCCAGCCCGCTCTCCACCTTCCCAG AGATGTGGTATGGCGTCTTCCTCTGGGCCCtcgtctcctccctctccttccacgTCCCGGCCGCGTTGCTAGCGCTCTTCACGCTCAGGCACCACAAGTACGGCCGGTTCATGTCCGTGAGCCTCCTCCTCATGGGCATCGTGGGACCCATCACCGCCGGGATCCTCACAA GTGCTGCCATTGCTGGAGTTTACAGAGCTGCAGCGAAAAAAATGATTCCCTTTGAAGCCCTAATTTTAGGAGTGGGTCAGACGTTCTGCGTGGTGGTGGTTTCATTTCTACGCATTTTAGCCACTCTCTAG